The following proteins come from a genomic window of Phnomibacter ginsenosidimutans:
- a CDS encoding glycoside hydrolase family 73 protein, with amino-acid sequence MMKGITTVLFMLLMLAGKAQDSAYQQYIATYAPLAIAEQQRTGVPASIKLAQGLLESGAGKGDLVNRSNNHFGIKCKATWTGDKVYHDDDARGECFRAYASAEESYRDHSNFLKANGRYAALFTLDVNDYKGWAEGLKKAGYATNPRYVAQLIKVIEENNLQSITAMALQNNTPAPATPAVTTPASEAKEQSQPTVAEQVVTPAPVVAKPAAIEVNNEPATAKSTAAVATNTTYPSGYFYINETKVMWAEAGSKPAGHCCQQPTGIGRFAAVQRHAPHRYFAAGTTAVCRAEKEKIGQAICNQSRRPNLVADQPNRRHTAGTTARMEQAQRQRTIGCRHQSIAAASD; translated from the coding sequence AGACTCAGCCTACCAGCAATACATTGCTACCTATGCACCCTTGGCCATAGCCGAACAGCAACGCACTGGTGTACCGGCTTCCATCAAACTGGCACAGGGCCTGCTGGAAAGTGGCGCCGGCAAAGGCGATTTGGTAAACCGCAGCAACAATCATTTCGGTATAAAATGCAAAGCCACCTGGACCGGCGATAAAGTGTACCATGATGACGACGCCCGTGGCGAATGCTTTCGGGCCTATGCCTCTGCCGAAGAATCGTACCGCGACCACTCCAACTTTCTGAAAGCCAATGGTCGTTATGCGGCCCTGTTTACCCTCGATGTAAATGATTACAAAGGCTGGGCCGAAGGATTGAAAAAAGCCGGCTATGCTACCAACCCCCGTTATGTAGCGCAGCTCATTAAAGTGATTGAAGAAAACAACCTGCAAAGCATTACTGCTATGGCTTTGCAAAACAATACACCTGCACCTGCAACACCTGCTGTAACAACACCCGCCAGCGAAGCAAAGGAACAGTCACAACCAACCGTGGCGGAGCAAGTAGTAACGCCGGCACCAGTGGTAGCCAAACCTGCTGCAATTGAGGTAAACAACGAACCTGCCACTGCGAAATCAACTGCTGCAGTAGCCACCAATACAACTTACCCTTCCGGCTATTTTTATATCAATGAAACCAAGGTAATGTGGGCCGAAGCGGGCAGCAAGCCTGCTGGCCATTGCTGCCAACAACCAACTGGCATTGGCAGATTTGCTGCAGTTCAACGACATGCCCCGCACCGATATTTTGCCGCAGGCACAACTGCTGTTTGTAGAGCGGAAAAAGAAAAAATCGGACAAGCCATTTGTAACCAGTCACGAAGGCCAAACCTTGTGGCAGATCAGCCAAACAGAAGGCATACGGCTGGCACAACTGCAAGAATGGAACAAGCTCAACGCCAACGAACCATTGGCTGCCGGCACCAAAGTATTGCTGCAGCCAGCGACTAA